A genomic window from Ruminiclostridium cellulolyticum H10 includes:
- a CDS encoding sensor histidine kinase, which yields MIEGQVKGLSVAVGILAIIVLMLVLYIIIVRTQLRRINRQLENRLAGDTRQPIRIELINHELNQLTSNINKCLKAEETLRLECVREEKRFKELIANISHDLRTPLTAIRGYQQLMEKGQLTEGQRKKLGIAQKHAEQLGQLVDHFFEYSYLLNSELKPQLVRINLTNLLTECLAGYVSTFEEHGLTLSFEETPPIFVLADKEMTLRIIQNLLRNCITHSAGNVEVKLSALQTAVISIKNPIENTSQIDTTRLFDRFYTGDKSRSKTTGLGLPIVKILAEEMGGNVVADLYKNQLTIQVEFPFTKN from the coding sequence GTGATAGAAGGTCAGGTGAAGGGGTTGTCAGTTGCAGTTGGAATTTTAGCAATCATAGTATTGATGCTGGTGCTTTATATTATAATTGTCCGGACACAATTGAGGAGAATTAACCGCCAGTTGGAAAATAGGCTTGCAGGAGATACAAGGCAGCCCATCAGGATAGAACTAATTAACCATGAACTTAATCAATTGACTTCTAATATAAATAAGTGCTTAAAGGCGGAGGAAACCCTCCGTCTTGAGTGCGTTAGAGAGGAAAAAAGATTTAAGGAGCTAATAGCGAATATATCCCATGATTTACGTACCCCACTTACAGCAATAAGAGGTTATCAGCAGCTGATGGAAAAGGGGCAGTTGACAGAGGGGCAGCGAAAGAAGCTTGGCATTGCACAAAAACATGCCGAACAGCTGGGACAACTTGTTGACCATTTTTTTGAATATTCATATCTCTTGAATTCAGAACTTAAACCGCAGTTGGTGCGTATTAATCTCACAAATCTTCTAACGGAATGTCTTGCAGGGTACGTTTCCACATTTGAGGAACACGGACTGACACTGTCTTTTGAGGAGACACCACCTATATTTGTATTGGCTGACAAAGAGATGACACTCCGTATTATTCAAAACCTGTTACGAAATTGTATTACACATTCTGCCGGAAACGTTGAGGTTAAACTTTCAGCATTACAAACGGCAGTCATATCCATAAAAAATCCTATAGAAAACACATCTCAGATTGATACAACACGTCTGTTTGACCGCTTCTATACAGGAGACAAATCAAGAAGCAAAACAACAGGTCTCGGTCTGCCAATTGTAAAAATACTTGCAGAAGAAATGGGCGGGAATGTAGTAGCAGACTTGTATAAAAACCAACTTACAATTCAGGTTGAATTTCCATTTACAAAAAATTAA
- a CDS encoding ABC transporter permease, whose translation MVNVIRADLYKIFKSTVIRVLLAITVLSSLIMVLFAYLIPKGSLGGEYTGIGFMFSDMNTISILGAVTAGIFICGDFENKTIHNTIADGYSRAGIIISKSIVFFCSILLIILPYAIVTILALSTGYKFEMGSVAIGFLNILSKQSGTELSAYVLVKLIAVSGTLIMVHMSQLSLCIPVAFAVKKPVLVVAIYYAISILSGQLSSLAARSSFNILSLTPFGGNRMFLTVQSGAGEILKGSAVSLLFIIVVVLVTCGIFRKSEIK comes from the coding sequence ATGGTTAACGTGATTCGGGCTGATTTATATAAAATATTTAAATCAACAGTCATAAGGGTTTTATTAGCAATAACAGTTTTAAGTTCCTTGATAATGGTGCTGTTTGCCTATCTTATTCCCAAAGGCAGTCTGGGAGGCGAATATACGGGAATTGGCTTTATGTTTTCTGATATGAATACTATAAGTATTCTTGGAGCTGTAACTGCCGGGATTTTTATTTGCGGAGATTTTGAAAACAAAACAATACATAATACTATAGCTGACGGCTACAGCAGAGCCGGAATAATAATCAGTAAATCCATTGTGTTCTTCTGTTCGATTCTACTCATTATTCTTCCCTATGCCATTGTAACAATCTTGGCTTTAAGTACTGGATATAAATTTGAAATGGGTTCGGTAGCAATTGGATTTTTGAATATATTATCAAAACAATCAGGTACTGAACTTAGTGCATATGTACTGGTAAAGTTAATTGCAGTGTCGGGTACATTGATAATGGTTCACATGTCGCAGCTTAGTTTATGTATTCCCGTTGCATTTGCAGTTAAAAAGCCTGTTTTAGTTGTTGCAATATATTATGCTATTTCAATTCTTAGCGGACAGCTATCATCTTTAGCTGCACGGTCATCGTTTAATATTCTGTCCCTGACACCCTTCGGAGGAAACAGAATGTTTTTGACGGTACAATCCGGAGCGGGAGAAATTTTAAAGGGGTCCGCAGTAAGTTTATTATTTATTATTGTGGTAGTTTTAGTTACTTGTGGAATTTTCAGGAAATCAGAAATAAAGTGA
- a CDS encoding ATP-binding cassette domain-containing protein: MKEYILKTNNLTKSYNGVNVLDNVSLALKEARIYGLIGRNGAGKTTFMRIAAGLAFPTGGDVELFGKKGDKLLESQRKRIGCMIEYPGFIPYMSAQENLRYYRTIKGIPSTTVEQELLELVGLENTGKKKAKNFSLGMKQRLGIAIALLGEPELLILDEPINGLDPLGVVEIRNLLNRLCDERDMTILISSHNLPELYQVATDYIIMHKGIVKQSVTLAELEENCKHHILIECDQPEKLVSVLEVQLGTTNYKVMPDKKIKLYDYLDNREAAARAIFDNGILVTEFSIQGDTLENYFISVIGGEQNG; the protein is encoded by the coding sequence ATGAAGGAATATATATTGAAAACAAATAACCTGACTAAAAGTTATAATGGAGTCAATGTTCTGGATAATGTGTCTTTAGCTCTGAAAGAAGCTAGAATTTACGGATTGATAGGCAGGAACGGTGCCGGAAAAACTACATTTATGCGTATAGCAGCCGGACTTGCTTTTCCGACAGGAGGAGATGTAGAGCTTTTTGGGAAAAAGGGAGATAAGTTACTTGAGTCCCAGAGAAAAAGAATTGGCTGTATGATTGAATATCCAGGTTTCATACCTTACATGTCGGCACAGGAGAACCTCAGATATTACAGGACAATAAAAGGTATTCCGAGTACTACTGTAGAGCAGGAATTACTGGAGCTTGTCGGTCTCGAAAATACCGGAAAAAAGAAGGCCAAAAACTTTTCCCTTGGAATGAAGCAACGCTTGGGAATAGCCATAGCCTTACTGGGAGAGCCGGAACTGCTGATTCTGGACGAACCTATTAACGGGCTTGATCCTCTAGGGGTAGTGGAGATAAGGAATCTGCTCAACAGGCTGTGTGATGAGAGGGATATGACTATACTTATTTCCAGTCACAATCTACCGGAGCTATATCAGGTTGCTACCGATTATATAATAATGCATAAGGGAATTGTAAAACAGTCTGTTACTCTGGCAGAACTGGAAGAAAACTGTAAACATCATATTTTAATAGAATGTGATCAGCCTGAAAAGCTTGTAAGTGTTCTGGAAGTTCAGCTGGGTACTACCAATTATAAAGTAATGCCGGATAAGAAAATAAAGCTGTATGATTATCTTGATAATAGAGAAGCAGCGGCAAGAGCGATTTTTGACAATGGAATTCTTGTAACTGAATTTTCAATACAGGGAGATACTCTTGAAAATTACTTTATTTCGGTGATTGGTGGTGAACAGAATGGTTAA
- a CDS encoding response regulator transcription factor, protein MGKILIIEDSKDVNSMLTEVLTEEGFEVFSTYTGTDGFKEIKKNTYDLILLDIMLPFKSGDEILKEVRQFSDIPVIIISAKDMVGTKIDLLKMGADDYITKPFDLGEVVARVSANLRRSHRKTQTEKELRYKDMTVNTDAKRVYVNNTELDLTAKEYGIVELLIKNRNKVFTKATLYETIWQDAYLGDDNAVKTHISNLRAKLKIANTQKEYIETVWGLGYRLYKE, encoded by the coding sequence ATGGGAAAAATACTTATAATAGAAGATAGCAAAGACGTAAATTCAATGCTGACGGAGGTACTCACTGAGGAAGGATTTGAAGTATTTTCGACTTATACCGGAACTGATGGCTTTAAAGAGATAAAAAAAAATACATATGACCTGATTCTCCTTGATATTATGCTTCCATTTAAAAGTGGAGACGAGATACTAAAAGAAGTCCGTCAATTCTCAGATATTCCTGTTATCATAATTTCAGCCAAGGATATGGTTGGAACTAAAATTGATTTATTAAAAATGGGTGCTGACGACTATATAACAAAACCTTTTGATCTGGGTGAGGTCGTTGCCAGAGTTTCAGCAAATCTCAGGCGTTCCCACAGAAAGACACAGACAGAAAAAGAACTAAGGTACAAAGATATGACTGTTAATACTGATGCAAAACGGGTATACGTCAATAATACGGAACTTGATCTGACAGCCAAGGAATACGGGATAGTGGAATTGCTCATAAAAAACAGGAATAAAGTATTTACCAAAGCCACACTTTATGAAACAATATGGCAGGATGCTTACCTCGGAGATGATAACGCAGTAAAAACCCATATAAGCAATCTAAGAGCCAAACTGAAAATAGCAAATACTCAGAAAGAGTATATAGAAACGGTATGGGGCCTTGGTTACCGTCTGTACAAGGAGTAA
- a CDS encoding macrolide family glycosyltransferase, translating into MSKVFFFNIPFHGHVNPSLGLVRELVKNGEEVIYYCNESFRGKIESTGAVFRGYSDKFYLDENYVTYNLTDLFQVHLELSALILDELIEDVKKDKPAYIIHDTMCPWGKHLSKITNIPAVNTFTTLALEPDGFFLTAGFALALAFTIVKNIPNMTKIRKTKKLIESKYNIKVSSLLDIVLNKEELNLVYTSKEFQPKSEKLIKRYRFVGPSSMYRIENMPELKLNRNTDRPLIFISMGTIFNNNIEFFNICTKAFENMDIDVLMSVGKSIDIPSLSIPDNFTVKYYFEVPQLEILKECNIFMTHGGMNSTQEGLFFGVPLIIIPQQQEQAHVAMQVVRSGSGICLKKSKITSELLKNTVDKIMSDRSYRENALRMRDSFIKAGGPGKAVKEILLYVGRKKIINTSI; encoded by the coding sequence ATGTCAAAGGTATTTTTTTTCAATATTCCTTTTCATGGTCATGTAAACCCCAGTTTGGGATTAGTAAGGGAACTGGTGAAAAACGGGGAGGAAGTTATATACTATTGTAATGAAAGTTTCAGGGGCAAGATTGAAAGTACCGGAGCCGTATTCAGGGGGTACAGTGATAAATTCTATCTGGACGAAAACTATGTAACGTATAACCTTACAGACTTGTTTCAGGTTCATCTGGAACTTAGTGCATTAATACTGGATGAATTAATAGAGGATGTGAAAAAAGACAAGCCTGCCTACATAATACATGACACCATGTGTCCTTGGGGGAAACATTTGTCAAAAATAACCAATATACCAGCTGTTAACACCTTTACAACTTTGGCTTTGGAACCGGACGGTTTTTTCTTAACAGCCGGTTTTGCTTTGGCACTGGCTTTTACCATAGTAAAGAATATTCCCAACATGACAAAAATACGCAAAACTAAAAAATTAATAGAAAGTAAGTATAACATCAAAGTAAGCAGCCTATTGGATATTGTTCTTAATAAGGAGGAATTAAACTTAGTATACACTTCCAAGGAGTTTCAGCCTAAATCCGAAAAGCTTATAAAACGATACAGATTCGTGGGGCCATCCAGTATGTACAGAATTGAGAATATGCCGGAGTTAAAACTGAACAGAAACACTGACAGGCCCTTAATTTTCATATCAATGGGAACTATTTTCAATAACAATATTGAATTTTTCAACATATGCACTAAGGCTTTCGAAAATATGGATATAGATGTTTTAATGTCAGTGGGAAAGAGCATTGACATACCGTCTTTGTCAATCCCCGATAACTTTACCGTAAAATACTATTTTGAGGTTCCGCAGCTAGAAATACTGAAAGAATGTAATATATTTATGACTCACGGTGGTATGAACAGTACTCAGGAGGGTCTTTTCTTCGGGGTTCCCCTAATTATTATACCTCAACAGCAGGAGCAGGCTCATGTAGCAATGCAGGTAGTCAGATCCGGTAGCGGAATTTGTTTAAAAAAATCAAAGATAACCTCAGAGTTGCTTAAAAACACAGTGGATAAAATCATGTCAGACCGTTCTTACCGTGAAAATGCCCTTAGAATGAGAGATTCCTTTATAAAGGCGGGCGGGCCGGGAAAGGCTGTTAAGGAAATACTATTGTATGTGGGAAGGAAAAAAATAATTAATACGAGTATATGA
- a CDS encoding phosphopantetheine-binding protein, whose product MREKQNVEQIEGILTNIWKEVLYLKTLNVNDRFFDLGGDSFKAEMISDICLEKGIQVTPNDIFNYKSISEIAKNTDIIHEPAKEAFKDDKITEKKLKIKYQRDITTYLHRAIPLCAILTEDSHYSWFYEHYIQLFFITYNNNFSRLEFLEPKNNFEEIFDETYLTYKEQQSDIIEFIEKSIDSGKYLTINIDEYYLPQKGSYNEHHYVHQSMVFGYDKTAGKLMALGFDSNMLFKELIFDYDDFVKAYESAKTNYEFTAPWAETEAIQLLTPKRTEGGCKFNLSRFMEEINKYLDGSESDSSRITKLIPLEEQQMCTDIIYGPQICNAIVESLEKLGRDIVQGLDVQGMVEQFKEKMRGDIMPAIDYRSIHLLYEHKKGLYDRFKYISNNYYTSTKLNTLLEEFNKQVDKLNTARLTFFDLEHMLRFNFDPATISFENIMISFQKVIDTIKSVGDEEEQLLRDICMEFETGYRGGK is encoded by the coding sequence ATGAGAGAAAAACAGAATGTAGAGCAAATTGAGGGTATACTGACAAATATCTGGAAGGAAGTATTGTACTTAAAGACATTAAATGTAAATGACAGATTTTTTGATTTGGGGGGCGATTCATTTAAGGCCGAAATGATATCGGACATATGTTTGGAGAAGGGTATTCAGGTAACCCCCAATGATATATTCAATTATAAGTCGATTTCAGAGATAGCAAAAAATACAGATATTATTCACGAACCGGCAAAAGAGGCATTCAAAGATGACAAAATAACAGAGAAAAAACTAAAAATAAAATATCAAAGAGATATAACAACATATTTGCACAGAGCTATTCCCCTATGTGCTATATTAACAGAAGATAGCCATTATTCATGGTTTTACGAACATTACATCCAATTATTTTTCATTACATACAATAATAACTTTTCAAGATTGGAATTTTTAGAGCCAAAAAATAACTTTGAGGAAATATTTGATGAGACATATCTGACATACAAGGAACAACAGTCCGACATTATAGAATTTATTGAAAAAAGCATTGATTCCGGCAAGTATCTGACGATAAATATAGATGAATACTACCTGCCCCAGAAGGGCAGCTACAATGAACATCACTATGTTCATCAATCAATGGTTTTTGGTTATGATAAAACAGCCGGAAAATTAATGGCACTGGGTTTTGACTCAAATATGCTTTTTAAGGAACTCATATTTGACTACGATGATTTTGTAAAGGCGTATGAATCAGCTAAGACGAATTACGAGTTCACAGCACCATGGGCAGAGACAGAAGCAATACAGCTGCTTACTCCAAAGAGAACGGAAGGCGGATGCAAATTTAACCTTAGTAGATTTATGGAAGAAATAAATAAATATCTTGATGGGTCTGAAAGCGATAGTTCTAGAATCACTAAATTGATACCTTTAGAAGAACAGCAAATGTGTACTGATATAATATATGGTCCTCAAATATGCAATGCAATTGTGGAAAGCCTTGAAAAGCTTGGCAGGGATATTGTCCAGGGATTAGATGTACAGGGAATGGTTGAGCAGTTTAAGGAAAAAATGCGTGGGGACATAATGCCGGCAATCGATTACAGGAGTATTCATTTGTTGTATGAACATAAAAAAGGGCTTTATGACAGATTTAAATATATTTCAAATAATTATTATACATCAACAAAATTAAATACTTTACTTGAGGAATTTAATAAGCAGGTTGATAAGCTCAATACTGCAAGACTTACATTTTTTGATCTGGAGCACATGTTAAGGTTTAATTTTGATCCTGCTACAATTAGCTTTGAAAACATAATGATTTCCTTCCAGAAAGTAATAGATACAATAAAATCAGTTGGAGATGAAGAAGAGCAGTTATTGAGGGATATTTGCATGGAATTTGAAACAGGCTATAGAGGAGGAAAATAA
- a CDS encoding macrolide family glycosyltransferase, translated as MSKVFFFSIPFCGHVNPGVGLARELVEKGEEVIYYCIESFREKIESSGAVFRSYGNKFYLNDDFVTHNNIEILRVHLELSEIIMEQLLNDIKRDKPDYIIHDFMSTWGKHAAQASNIPAVNIYTTLVERPEGFLKTAGLFLAVAFQILKNIPRMIDICKITRRLKKYNIKVKSLIDIIDNNEALSLVFTSRKFQPYAEKFGDEYKFTGPVSMHRNEKIKDFRVNRSAGRSLLFISLGTVFNNDRNFFTQCIKAFGNMDIDIFMSVGKKIDISSLTIPENFTVKYFFEIPQLEVLKECDVFITHGGMNSVHEGLMNGIPLIVVPQQLEQTHMAKRVAETGSGIYLDMSEVTPESLKKSYKKIISDGSYSKNAEKMKNSFLNAGGPKRAVEEIFSYIKEN; from the coding sequence ATGTCAAAAGTATTTTTTTTCAGTATACCGTTTTGCGGACATGTTAATCCCGGTGTGGGACTTGCCAGAGAGTTAGTAGAAAAAGGGGAAGAGGTCATATACTACTGTATTGAGAGCTTCAGGGAAAAGATTGAAAGCTCAGGGGCTGTTTTTAGAAGCTATGGCAACAAATTTTACCTGAATGATGATTTTGTTACACACAACAATATTGAAATATTGAGGGTTCACCTGGAGTTAAGTGAAATCATAATGGAACAACTCCTAAATGATATAAAAAGGGACAAGCCAGACTATATAATACACGATTTTATGTCTACATGGGGGAAACATGCCGCACAGGCTTCAAATATTCCAGCTGTAAATATATATACAACACTTGTAGAAAGGCCAGAAGGATTCCTAAAGACAGCTGGCTTATTTTTGGCAGTGGCATTTCAGATACTTAAAAACATCCCAAGAATGATAGATATTTGTAAAATTACCAGACGGTTAAAAAAGTATAATATTAAAGTAAAAAGCCTAATTGATATTATAGATAATAATGAGGCATTATCACTGGTATTTACATCCCGTAAGTTTCAACCATATGCTGAGAAATTTGGAGATGAATACAAATTTACAGGGCCTGTAAGTATGCATAGAAACGAGAAAATCAAAGATTTCAGAGTGAACAGATCAGCAGGCAGATCTTTACTTTTTATTTCGCTTGGTACGGTGTTCAATAATGACAGGAATTTCTTTACTCAATGTATCAAGGCTTTTGGAAATATGGATATAGACATTTTCATGTCGGTAGGTAAAAAAATAGATATATCATCCCTTACTATTCCCGAAAACTTTACCGTAAAGTACTTTTTTGAAATACCTCAGCTGGAAGTACTAAAAGAATGTGATGTATTTATTACCCATGGCGGAATGAATAGCGTCCATGAGGGGCTTATGAACGGAATTCCCTTGATAGTTGTACCGCAGCAACTGGAGCAGACTCATATGGCAAAACGGGTAGCTGAAACAGGAAGCGGAATATATCTTGACATGTCGGAAGTTACACCGGAGTCATTAAAAAAAAGTTATAAAAAAATAATCTCTGACGGCTCATACAGTAAAAATGCTGAAAAAATGAAGAATTCATTCTTAAATGCAGGCGGACCAAAGCGTGCTGTGGAGGAGATATTTTCTTATATAAAAGAGAATTAA
- the fabD gene encoding ACP S-malonyltransferase, which translates to MNKIAFLFPGQGAQYIGMGSKLCENFTVAGQVFDEANEALGLDLKKLCFQGSMDDLTKTENTQPAILTVSVAAFRVYMQEIGVKPDYAAGHSLGELSALCCAGGIEFTDAVSLVRQRGRFMQEAVPEGTGSMAAVSGVEKEIIERECSLVSKGGNIVVVSNYNSLEQTVISGHVKAVNDVGEQLKSMGARVVYLKVSAPFHSPLMQPAADRFRDVLKKYSFGEMKWPVISNVTSEPYPGKDKIIDYLSLQITNPVRWQSTMEYLQNSGIDKAVEMGPKAVLKNLLRSNKSITVFSSETTEDISLIKKKFDSDASGSKKPANNGLMVITRCIAAAVSTKNRNWDENAYQKGVVEPYRKLVEMKEELVKQRIQPTNEHIEEAVDLLKQIFNTKLLTIEEQNERLSQLFNII; encoded by the coding sequence ATGAATAAGATAGCGTTTTTATTCCCGGGACAGGGGGCTCAATATATCGGTATGGGCAGTAAACTGTGCGAGAACTTTACGGTTGCAGGACAGGTTTTTGATGAAGCTAACGAAGCCCTTGGGCTCGATTTGAAAAAACTATGTTTCCAAGGAAGTATGGATGATCTCACGAAAACAGAAAATACGCAGCCTGCCATCCTGACCGTAAGTGTTGCAGCATTCAGAGTATATATGCAGGAGATTGGCGTTAAACCTGATTATGCCGCCGGACACAGCCTTGGAGAACTTTCTGCACTTTGCTGTGCAGGAGGGATAGAGTTTACAGATGCTGTCAGTCTTGTAAGGCAGAGAGGAAGATTTATGCAGGAAGCAGTCCCGGAAGGAACGGGAAGTATGGCTGCCGTAAGCGGTGTTGAAAAGGAAATTATAGAAAGGGAATGTTCACTGGTATCAAAAGGTGGGAATATTGTGGTGGTTTCCAACTACAATTCCTTAGAGCAAACAGTAATATCAGGGCATGTAAAAGCAGTAAATGACGTAGGAGAGCAGTTGAAGTCCATGGGTGCCAGAGTAGTCTACCTGAAAGTCAGTGCACCATTTCACAGCCCTTTGATGCAGCCTGCCGCAGACAGGTTCAGAGATGTACTCAAGAAATATTCTTTTGGTGAAATGAAATGGCCTGTAATATCCAATGTTACATCAGAACCGTACCCCGGTAAAGATAAAATAATTGATTATTTATCCCTTCAAATAACAAATCCTGTAAGATGGCAGTCTACAATGGAGTACCTACAGAATTCCGGCATAGATAAAGCTGTTGAAATGGGGCCAAAAGCTGTTTTGAAAAACCTTTTGAGAAGCAATAAATCAATAACGGTATTTTCGTCGGAAACAACGGAAGATATATCACTTATAAAAAAGAAATTCGATTCCGATGCAAGTGGTTCGAAGAAGCCGGCTAATAATGGCCTTATGGTTATAACCCGCTGTATCGCAGCTGCGGTCAGTACGAAAAACCGCAACTGGGATGAAAATGCATACCAAAAGGGTGTAGTAGAGCCTTACAGAAAATTGGTTGAGATGAAAGAAGAATTGGTAAAACAAAGAATCCAGCCCACAAATGAACATATTGAAGAGGCTGTGGATTTACTGAAACAAATATTTAATACAAAACTGCTGACAATTGAAGAACAGAACGAAAGGTTAAGTCAGCTTTTTAATATAATTTAA